The following DNA comes from Emys orbicularis isolate rEmyOrb1 chromosome 13, rEmyOrb1.hap1, whole genome shotgun sequence.
CCaaaggtaacatgcttgttaacagtaaaaatgttttaaaataaattaatatatagaggtgagaaataacagacctcacctctattgtccctctgcaaattagTGTACAAAGAGTTAATCCCTTACCGCTCTCCAAaattgcaaagtttcaaaaagttcaatgaatacaaGACTGTTGgaggcggaatagatctggacaaggagaagtctggagacaaatgtgagaagagagggacatacacttttctgttaaaatattatacGCTTGCTGTTGAAGAAACAAATCCAGAATACtgaacgttgttgttttagttaaataaaacaatttaaatgtcagtctggtgatgttctcctcctaatacagcatggcaagaaaatcctccaactattaatgattaacctgttgaattggagatagttcacctcctaatgacttcataaatatctgcttcaattacctttggtaatgaaataaccaaacaaacattcattgtctgatatagctgtaaaactcatctgaaaagttttcaaaataaatcactgtttaaaaatgtatagtgtgtaccttctaaaaatgaaacctacatctatctctgcaTTGTGAACAGGGCCGGTGCAAACATTGAGGCGACGTAGGCAGTAGCttagggcgctaggatttggggggcaccaTTTTCTTcagcagcgaccgcggcggccggatcttcagccgccccggCCACCGccggcatttaggtggagggagctggggcaatggagcgtggggagggccgcctgcagcaagaggggtggggcggcacgcaggggaactccccgccccagctcacccctgccccacctcctccccgagcatgccgtggCTCcttcacttctcctgcctcccaagcTTGCGGTGCCtgagctgattggcgccgcaagcctgggagggggagaagtgaagcagccacggcgtgctcggggaggaggcggggcaggggtgagctggggcgggggggtgcctcagggtggggggtggggagctgccgcggtgggggcctcagggcggaaggggggagctgcagggagggggagctgcagggagggggggcaccccagagcggggcctcggggacggggggggcgcaaggtggaagattcacctagggcgcgaaacatccttccaccagccctggttgtgaagaatatgtattaaggttataacaaccaacaagaatacattttaatgtagaaaaccatgattaaatcgagtcttcctgactagtgatttaaatcaaatccaccctgctgcttccctgtgtgAACAACAAACCCCCCCACGCTCTGCTCCCACACAGCCACCAGCCTTCACAGTCACTCCTGGCTGCACTGTACTGAGTGCGACCAGCCAGACACTCAGGAATGTACCAAACGACACAGCAACATCAGCCAGTTTTCtactcccagccttgcaccccggGAATGTGCATCTTGAACTGCTCAGTCTGTTCACTGTGATGGAAAAACTCAATAATTAGTGGGTCACCCCAATAAAGGAGCCGGATTAGGCCACAGCCTTGTTCTCTCCAGTCAAatcccccaaacacttcaatgaaAACACACAGGTCCATACAAAACACTAAAACCAGTTTATTAACTGGAGCAAGGGGGTTTTCAGGGATTACAAGGGAGAAAGATGTAAAAGGTCAGAACCGGTTAAaactataaaattaaaacatgcattttaaatCCTAAATTTTACCAATCTAAGGAAAATGCGAAGCAAGCAGGTTTTCGCACCCCACCCGCTGTTGCAGGCAGTTCACAGTTCTTAGTACCCAGCCTGGACTACCTTCCAGCCTTGATCCACCCTCCCCAGTCCAAGGTCCCTGTTGCCTTTCAAGCCATTTTGCTGCCTTCTGTaaagatgggagaggagaggtAAAAATGGAGGCAATTCTCCCTTGTGCTTTTATACCACTCTCCTCTTTGAGGTTCATCCCCCAGCCGGGGGGCAGGGGACAATCAGTCTGTGGCCTAAGTGAGCGACCAGCCGTCCTTCCGGTGAATTGTAACTCTCCTgttcccagctccacagctggtgAATGGCCGGCTAAGCAATTACTGGCCACTTAGCACCTAGCTGGTGTGCAGGTGACATTGTCTCTGAGGAGCTCGTCTGTGGGCGTTTTCCAGCTGTACAGCATGTAACAAACATACAGCAAACTCTCAGAGCTCCATGGACAGTGCTGATAGACACATTATAATGGGACACTAATATTCAGCAGGCGACGACTTTTCCTATGATACCGcacaagacatactttggagAAGATTTATCATTTTGTAATCGTGGTGCCCAGAAGAGTGTACACCAATGGTTCTCAGATGTGTTTCATcacccccccctccttctttgtgtctgtggtCATTTACGCCCCCACCCTCAAAAGCACATATATcaccacccagctctaaaggcagagtaGTCACTAGCAATGTGCACAGCTCTGAAGACCTCCaatagcagcacagaagttaggGTGGCCACGTGAAAAATAATATTCATCAATATCGCTATTCACAACACTTAtcaccccattgccacccttacttctgtgctgctgctgcacctgggTTTGAGAGCCTGAGCATTTATTCCCACCTCCCAGCTAGGCCTGTTCCTTCTTCATAAGCCCCAGCCAACTGAGGCCGACAGCCAGTGCTCtttacaaaaaaaccaaacaacccacACTGTTCACGCCTCAACGACACATTCCTGTGCCTTCATTGGGAGGCTCTGCCCACACTTTGAGAATTGCTAGTGTAGAGAGTCACCGTGGGGATTGGTAGCCAAGATGGTAAGACCTGCTCCTTTCCATCTCCGGGATCCCCAGAGAAAAcgtccgagcaggagagcggaaCAGATCCGATTAACATTAACCTTGCAAAACACATTTTGGTGATTTCAGCTATAAACATTCCCTCCATCCTTCAGCCCCTACCCCAGTGAATTCAAAGAGACTGAGCTAGAATAGGGCAGGTGGCACGGGCGACGGTTATAATGGCGGAATTATTGATCCCTGAAATAACAGAATACAGGAACCCTTTGGATAGCTAAACTTAGACTACTACAGTTAcccctcttagaatcatagaatattagggatggaagggacctcaggaggtcatctagtcctaccccctgcttaaagcaggaccaatccccaactaaatcatcccagacagggctttgtcaagcctgaccttaaaaacctctaaggaaggagattccaccacctccctaggtaacccattccagtgcttcaccaccctcctagtgaaatagtgtttcctcaaatccaacctaaactttccccactgcaacgggagaccattactccttgttctgtcatctggtaccactgagaacagtctagatccatcctctttggaactccctttcaggtagttgaaagcagctaccaaatcccccatcattcttctcttctatagactaaacaatccccgttctctcagcctctcctcataagtcatgtgctccagccccctaatcatttttgttgccctccgctggactctttccaacttttccacatccttcttgtagtgtggggaccaaaactggacacaatactccagaagagtcctcaccaatgttgaatagaggggaacgatcacgtccctccatctgctggcaacgACCCActtgtacagcccaaaatgccattagccttcttggcaacaagggcacactgttgactcatatccagcttctcatccaccgtaaaccctaagtccttttctgcagaactgctgcctagccattcggtccctagtctgtagcagtgaatgggattctttcatcctaagtgcaggtctctccacttgtccttgttgaacctcatcagatttattttggcccaatcctctaatttgtctacgtcCCTCTGTAtcatatccctaccctccaacgtatctaccactcctcccagtttagtgtcatctgcaaacttgctgagggtgcagtccacgtcatcctccagatcattaatgaagatactgaacaaaaccggccccaggaccgacaccTGGGCCACGCCACTTGATacgggctgccaactagacatggagccattgatcactacccattaaacccgatgatctagccagctttttatccacttTATGGTCCATTCCTCcaccccatacttctttaacttgctggcaagaatactgtaggagatcatatcaaaagttttgctaaaatcaaggaataacacgtccaatgctctcccctcatccacagagccagttatctcgtcatagaagatAATTAGGTTattcagacatgacttgccctcttcttccaagtctttaaaaatacatatttacatTTCAAACTCTAGCTTATCTAAGGTTGACACACtgttaaaatctctctctaaatttGACCCTGAGTCAATTACATAcaagttgcttaaccctttcttgcCATGTGTCACAGAAGTTTAGATCCTGTGTGGATTCTTCCATGTTTAATGAGGCTAGACCTCTatatgaaacttttcccgcagtcCAAGCACCTCTGGAGTCTCTACTGTGTGGATTgactgatgttgaacaaggtgtgacatctgtataaaacttttcccacaatccaagcacttgtggggtctctctcctgtgtgtaatgactgatgtttaacaaggtttgacctCACTGTGAAACTTTCCCATagtccaagcacttgtgtggtctctctcctgtgtgtaatgcctgatgttgaacaaggtttgacttttttatgaaacttttcccacagtccaagcacttgtggggtctttctcctgtgtggattgcctgatgtttaagaaggtttgacctctctgtgaaacttttcccgcagtccaagcacttgtgaggtctctctcctgtgtggattgtctgatgttTAACACGGTTTGACttttttatgaaacttttcccacagtccaagcacttatggggtctctctcctctgtgaattgcctgatgttgaacaaggtctgagcttcttatgaaacttttcccacagtccaagcacttgtggggtctttctcctgtgtggattgcctgatgttgaacaaggtgtgccctctgtatgaaacttttcccacagtccaagcacttgtggggtctctctcctctgtgaattgcctgatgttgaacaaggtctgagcttcttatgaaacttttcccacagtccaagcacttgtggggtctctctcctgtgtggattgcctgatgtttaacaaggtttgactttcttatgaaacttttcccacagtccaagcacttgtggggtctttcccctgtgtggattgcctgatgtttaacaaggtttgacctttgtatgaaacttttcccacagtccaagcacttgtggggtctctctcctctgtgaattgcctgatgttgaacaaggtctgagcttcttatgaaacttttcccacagtccaagcacttgtggggtctttctcctgtgtggattgcctgatgacgaactaggtgtgacctctctatgaaacttttcccacagtccaagcacttgtggggtctttctcctgtgtgaattgcctgatgttgaacaaggtttgacctttttatgaaacttttcccacagtccaagcacttgtggggtctctctcctgtgtgaattgcctgatgttgaacaaggtctgagattcttatgaaacttttcccacagtccaagcacttgtggggtctttctcctgtgtggattgcctgatgacgaACTAGGTATGACCTCTCTatgtaacttttcccacagtccaagcacttgtggggtttctctcctgtgtggactgcctgatgttgaacaaagTTTGACttttttatgaaacttttcccacagtccaagcacttgtggggtctcgctcctgtgtggattgcctgatggcGAACTAGTTGTGACCTTGTTATGAaaattttcccacagtccaagcacttgtgggctCTCGCTCCTCTGTGGATTGCCAgatgttgaacaaggtttgacctcactgtgaaacttttcccacagtccaagcacttgtggggtctttctcctgtgtggattgcctgatgttgaacaaggtgtgccctctgtatgaaatttttcccacagtccaagcacttgtggggtctttctcctgtgtgaattgcctgatgtttaacaaggtttgacctttgtatgaaacttttcccacagtccaagcacttgtggggtctctctcctgtgtgaattgcctgatgttgaacaaggtctgagcttcttatgaaacttttcccacagtccaagcacttgtgcggtctttctcctgtgtggattgcctgatgacgaactaggtgtgacctttttatgaaacttttcccacagtccaagcacttgtggggtctctctcctgtgtggattgcctgatgtctcaTTATTTGTgtcttcaaaatgaaacatttcccccACTCGAGGGATTGAgagggtttctctccagtgtggctTCTCCCATGGTTATTAAGATCCGAGAGCTTATTGAAGCTTTCTCCATGGTCCAAGCATTGAaggggtttctctccagtgtaGATTGTCTGATGTGTCACAAGCTGTGATCTCACAATGAATTCTTTCCCACTCTGAGGGTAGTGCCCGGGTGTCTCTTCCTTGGGATTCGTCTGATGCACTCTGGGATCCTTGTCTCCTCCCGCACCGTTAATAGATTCATCCATTTTCTTCCCTGCATGGTTTTCCAGAagcctctctgacctgtgccaaCTTCCCCAGGCTTCTTCTTCctgctccaagcactgggaaaaagTCCCTTCACCTCTTCCCACGAAGGTCCCCTGCAGTTGCACTTCCCCGGGAACTTCCTCATGATGATTcccctcctcattctcactccctcgctcagcacctgctgggagagatacaatccagacaggagtcattgtgctggggagaaagaggaatagcaccGAGGGAAAACCCAACACAAAGACTGAGTAATTGGACTCCacctccacatcccacccaaacaCTCACAGGGAAGGAAAGCTGGGAAGCAAACTCCTGCAGCTAAGAGGCTGGGTGGAATGGCGTGAGCTATATCTGATGACTGCAGCCCTGTCCTGGCTGAGATGAGGAAGAACTGAGGGCGCTTACTCACACCATATTTTGGGATTCTCAACTTCTTCGTTCATTCCCTAGATGGTTTCtgtgtcagtcctcacctgtATGGGTGCATCTCAGAAGCCTTCTTTCCTTGCAGTCCTGGAGATCgggcacccacggctcttcccctcgttccagccgggcgatcagctcaggtttgggaaaggggaatcctgtgcagagggtgaaatcagaccagatcagggtgcGTGGAGCATTGGTGGAGTATTTGTCAGAAAGGACATTCCGTGAGTGGAACCTGTCCCTGCGCTCTGCTGGAGGAACGTGGAATCCAAGAGGATGGGGAAACGGTCACTGAGCCCCTTGTGCAGAGGAAGTTGTCTGGGGAGGTGAGTTGAATTATTACTACACCCTCACTAGGCATTCCCAGGATCTGTGCGCTCTGGGGGCCTTGCtgactcacacacagctctgcacttAAACCCCTGCCTCCTTCTAAACCTGCAgaacccagagccctccccatggctggagctattCCCAAGGAGGGAGGTGAACAGGGCTTGTGTGTGCAGCCgagaaacaacacagacaggacaatgctggatttatgcccctttgaaagctggaggggtggggatggtttaGCTTGTCCATTGGGTTTTGACACCCATGTCCCACTGGAGAGGGCACAGAGATGCAAGTCTCTGTCACATGGCAGCTGTGCATTATGGAACCACTCGCCTCCGATCTAACTGACATGGGAAGAACATGACCAGATTCAGACATGGAGACCCCACGGCttctagttagggtgaccagacgtccgatattatcgggacagtcaCGATTTTAGGGTATTTGTCCCGTGTTCCGACCTTACATCGGTCAGGATGCTCTATTTCCCGATATCAGGGGACCGTCTGGTGGAGGACGCAAGCCGGCGCcactcacctcttcttcctgggcctGGGGAAGCACAGCTGAACTCCTGGCGCTCGCCCGCCGGCTGGtaggagcctgcagagtgctgcagccccactccccaggcacgcacagaggCGGCGAGGAGGTCTCCGCTgcgtgctgcaggggcggggattGTAGGCCCCAGCACCCGGCAGAGAGCccacccgcccccacccccctcgaCTCCACCCGCGCGACATTAAGAGTCAGAGGGACGGGACcagcctgctggatgcttcctgggagccgctccaggtaaggctagcactgctgggactcacctggccccTGGCGGGtccctctggctgggggaggggctctgcgtgctgtccccctccctctccgaGGGGGGACGTGGAGAAGGAACGGAGGCAAACTGGTGtggggggtgggcggggcgtggagctgccggtgggttctCAGCCCCCATCAATTTTTCCTGTGCTCcggcgggtttttttttttttgctccaccgccggcttgtgttttggttttttttgctcccccccacgtcccgatatttcacctctgtcatctagtcaccctactttTAGTATCTGAGGGAacgggaatcccttacccagcgaggtcaccgtctcatagttctcctgcatgacgtccctgtagagggctctctgagcggggtccagcagagccccctgcccctgggtgaaatacacagccacctcctcgaaggtcaccggcatctgaaagaaaaagagtcctccactca
Coding sequences within:
- the LOC135888229 gene encoding zinc finger protein 436-like, producing the protein MQENYETVTSLARSGDLLAASVRAWGVGLQHSAGSYQPAGERQEFSCASPGPGRRGFPFPKPELIARLERGEEPWVPDLQDCKERRLLRCTHTGAERGSENEEGNHHEEVPGEVQLQGTFVGRGEGTFSQCLEQEEEAWGSWHRSERLLENHAGKKMDESINGAGGDKDPRVHQTNPKEETPGHYPQSGKEFIGERPHKCLDCGKSFIKRSNLVQHQAIHTGERPHKCLDCGKSFIERSHLVRHQAIHTGERPHKCLDCGKSFIRSSDLVQHQAIHRGERPHKCLDCGKSFIQRSNLVKHQAIHTGERPHKCLDCGKSFIRKSNLVKHQAIHTGERPHKCLDCGKSFIRSSDLVQHQAIHRGERPHKCLDC